A region from the Algoriphagus machipongonensis genome encodes:
- a CDS encoding DUF4139 domain-containing protein — translation MKKLILFASLVLFITFKITAQEIKETKFTSKIQEVTVFLNGAQVFETSSGQILAGESFILIKGLSPYLDEKSIQVKGKGNFVIQAVNKRLDYLSEQKVNEEVSSLENQIKEIEKKEEESKVRLDVLVQQEKLLNANQSIGGSQSGLNMTQLKQAMDFYETELTKIKTEVNQLVSKLEESEQEKKKLKNQIRTIQESGNKSTSEVRIRVKATAAGPASFELNYLVANAGWYPKYDVRVKDVNSPLKLNYKAEVHQNTGVDWNDVKLRFSNGNPNESGQVPTIDKWELNFARFTSFSKSGIAFNSVSGRVFAEDNEPLPGATVLVNGSTIGTATDIEGFYSLSLPKSATSLIFSFIGYQQKTVPINSSSINVVLDPSNQALNEVVTLDYSKNSGRAIQNMSRKEAMPAPPIQTIVQENQTTVEIEVAEPYSIKSNGEKTMVDLKAYDIPANYFYSAIPKVDNDVFLVAEISYWSQYSLLEGESNLYFEDGFVGRSILNASSIQDTLKISMGRDKSIVIQRDKNEEFSKKRAIGSNITERREYKITVKNNKSQPISISIEDQIPVSVNSEISVEAIDLSGGKLDELTGIVTWDLSIPAGSQQELILQYEVKYPKREKVILDR, via the coding sequence ATGAAGAAATTGATACTCTTTGCTTCTCTAGTTCTATTCATCACTTTTAAAATTACTGCTCAAGAAATCAAAGAGACCAAGTTCACCTCAAAAATTCAGGAAGTAACTGTTTTTCTGAATGGTGCTCAAGTCTTTGAAACCTCTTCTGGGCAGATTCTAGCAGGAGAATCATTCATTTTGATCAAGGGTCTTTCTCCATATTTAGATGAAAAAAGTATACAGGTAAAAGGAAAAGGAAATTTCGTTATACAGGCTGTCAACAAGCGTTTAGATTACCTTTCTGAGCAGAAAGTTAATGAAGAAGTTTCATCACTTGAGAATCAAATAAAGGAGATTGAAAAGAAGGAAGAAGAGTCAAAAGTTCGTTTGGATGTACTCGTTCAGCAAGAGAAATTGCTTAATGCAAATCAATCGATCGGAGGAAGTCAAAGTGGGTTAAATATGACTCAGCTCAAGCAAGCAATGGATTTTTATGAAACCGAACTCACTAAGATCAAAACGGAAGTGAATCAGTTGGTATCAAAACTTGAAGAGAGCGAACAGGAAAAGAAAAAACTTAAAAACCAGATTCGTACGATTCAGGAATCAGGCAATAAATCAACCTCTGAAGTTAGGATTCGAGTAAAAGCAACTGCCGCTGGCCCAGCTAGTTTCGAATTAAACTATTTAGTAGCAAATGCAGGTTGGTACCCTAAATATGATGTGAGAGTAAAAGATGTGAATTCTCCATTAAAGTTAAACTACAAAGCCGAAGTACATCAAAATACAGGAGTGGATTGGAATGATGTTAAGCTTCGTTTTTCCAATGGAAATCCAAACGAAAGTGGTCAAGTACCTACTATCGATAAGTGGGAGCTGAATTTTGCTAGATTCACTAGTTTTTCAAAAAGCGGAATAGCCTTCAATAGTGTTTCGGGAAGAGTATTTGCCGAAGACAATGAGCCTTTACCAGGCGCAACGGTCTTGGTAAATGGATCTACCATTGGAACAGCCACAGATATAGAAGGATTTTATTCTTTGAGTTTGCCAAAATCTGCTACCTCCTTAATCTTCTCTTTTATAGGATACCAGCAAAAAACAGTGCCAATAAATTCTTCATCCATCAATGTCGTCCTAGACCCTAGCAATCAGGCATTAAATGAAGTTGTAACATTGGATTATTCTAAAAATTCTGGTAGAGCAATTCAAAATATGTCCCGAAAAGAAGCAATGCCTGCTCCGCCAATACAGACAATTGTACAGGAAAACCAAACTACGGTGGAGATCGAAGTAGCTGAACCCTACAGCATTAAATCCAATGGAGAAAAAACCATGGTGGATTTAAAAGCCTATGATATTCCTGCCAATTATTTCTATTCGGCCATTCCAAAAGTTGATAATGATGTGTTTTTGGTGGCAGAAATCAGCTACTGGAGTCAATACAGTTTACTGGAAGGAGAGAGCAATTTATACTTTGAAGATGGCTTCGTAGGCCGCTCCATACTGAATGCCTCTTCAATTCAAGATACACTCAAAATCTCCATGGGAAGGGATAAAAGCATTGTAATTCAACGAGATAAGAATGAAGAGTTTTCCAAAAAACGCGCCATAGGATCCAATATCACTGAGCGGAGAGAATATAAAATCACGGTAAAAAATAACAAATCCCAACCCATCAGCATCAGTATAGAAGACCAAATTCCTGTTTCAGTCAATTCTGAAATTTCGGTGGAAGCCATCGACTTGTCAGGTGGAAAACTTGATGAACTCACAGGAATTGTTACTTGGGATCTTTCCATACCGGCAGGATCTCAGCAAGAACTTATTTTGCAGTATGAGGTAAAATATCCAAAGCGGGAAAAGGTGATTTTGGATAGATAA
- a CDS encoding PKD domain-containing protein: MKKLFLSTILSIFFLGFSTSCSEEDKDNFECAVESGKVDLYHDVDSSDPKTINLELRYVGNHTVLDILWDYGDGTSETVSGKETSHTYADAGNYKVTATFIIQEDSNNFCEFELDENVTAAE; this comes from the coding sequence ATGAAAAAATTATTTTTAAGTACCATCCTTTCTATTTTCTTTCTCGGGTTTTCTACTTCCTGCTCCGAGGAGGATAAGGATAATTTTGAATGTGCCGTTGAAAGTGGTAAAGTTGACTTATACCATGATGTAGATAGTTCAGATCCGAAAACAATTAATCTGGAACTGAGGTATGTGGGCAATCATACCGTTTTAGATATTTTGTGGGATTATGGTGATGGGACCTCAGAGACAGTTTCAGGTAAGGAAACTTCCCATACCTATGCTGATGCAGGGAATTATAAAGTAACTGCTACCTTTATTATTCAAGAGGACAGCAACAATTTTTGTGAATTTGAATTGGATGAAAATGTGACTGCGGCAGAGTAA
- a CDS encoding arylsulfatase, protein MKHNLSILKLVIMMLLFVPLLGQAQEKPNILVIMGDDIGYWNLSYNNRGMMGYRTPNIDRLANEGAIFTDYYAEQSCTAGRAAFITGQMPVRTGLTKVGIPGAAVGIQKEDPTLAELLKPMGYATGQFGKNHLGDKDEFLPTNHGFDEFFGNLYHLNAEETPENPYYPKNPAFREKYGPRGVIRSTADGKIEDTGPLTKKRMETIDQEVLTAAESFIDRSVDADKPFFVWFNTTRMHYVTHVPENYSGRTGLGEYADGMVQHDDQIGQLLDKLDEMGIADNTIVLYTTDNGPHFNMWPDGGITPFRGEKNTNWDGGYRVPMIIRWPGKIKPGTVINEIVAGNDWMPTLMAAVGESNIKEKLKSGYTIGDMTYKVHLDGYNILPFLTGEKEVTKDQYGATNFPRREFYYWNDDGQLVAMRYDRWKLVFMEQQADKFGVWMYPFVQLRIPLIFDLRMDPFERAQHNSNSYYAWMEEIIQFAGGASQGIAGEMVKTFVEFPPRQKPDSFNLDAVLQSLTAGQEGN, encoded by the coding sequence ATGAAACATAATTTATCAATTTTAAAACTTGTCATCATGATGCTACTTTTTGTCCCACTCCTGGGGCAGGCACAAGAAAAACCCAATATCCTGGTGATTATGGGCGATGACATTGGTTATTGGAATCTTAGCTACAACAACCGTGGAATGATGGGCTACCGTACTCCAAACATCGACCGTCTGGCAAATGAGGGAGCAATTTTCACAGATTATTATGCTGAGCAGTCTTGTACTGCTGGTAGAGCCGCATTTATAACTGGGCAAATGCCGGTAAGAACGGGTTTGACTAAAGTAGGAATTCCTGGCGCTGCTGTTGGGATCCAAAAAGAGGATCCAACTTTGGCGGAATTATTAAAACCTATGGGCTATGCCACAGGTCAGTTTGGGAAAAACCACTTGGGTGATAAGGATGAATTCCTTCCTACCAATCATGGTTTTGATGAGTTTTTTGGAAACCTATATCACCTCAATGCTGAGGAAACCCCAGAGAATCCATATTACCCAAAAAACCCTGCATTTAGAGAAAAATATGGGCCTAGAGGTGTAATAAGAAGTACGGCGGATGGTAAAATCGAAGATACGGGACCATTGACCAAAAAGAGAATGGAAACGATAGATCAAGAGGTTTTAACAGCCGCAGAGAGCTTTATTGATCGTTCAGTGGATGCAGACAAACCATTCTTTGTTTGGTTTAATACCACTAGGATGCACTATGTAACTCATGTTCCTGAAAACTATTCCGGTAGAACAGGCCTTGGAGAATATGCAGATGGTATGGTTCAGCATGACGATCAAATCGGACAATTGCTGGACAAATTGGATGAAATGGGTATTGCAGATAATACCATCGTTCTTTATACCACAGATAATGGTCCACATTTTAATATGTGGCCTGATGGAGGAATTACTCCTTTCAGAGGAGAGAAAAACACCAACTGGGATGGTGGTTACCGTGTACCAATGATTATCCGCTGGCCAGGAAAAATCAAGCCCGGTACAGTAATCAATGAAATTGTGGCTGGAAATGACTGGATGCCAACCTTAATGGCAGCTGTAGGTGAGTCAAATATCAAAGAAAAACTGAAAAGTGGCTATACAATTGGTGATATGACTTATAAGGTTCACCTAGATGGTTATAACATCTTGCCCTTCTTAACTGGAGAAAAAGAAGTCACGAAGGATCAATATGGAGCGACCAATTTTCCAAGAAGAGAATTCTATTATTGGAATGACGATGGACAATTAGTGGCGATGAGATATGACCGTTGGAAATTGGTATTTATGGAACAACAGGCCGATAAATTTGGAGTTTGGATGTACCCATTTGTACAATTAAGAATTCCTTTGATTTTCGATCTAAGAATGGATCCATTCGAAAGAGCACAGCATAACTCCAATAGCTATTATGCATGGATGGAGGAGATTATCCAATTTGCTGGCGGTGCTTCCCAAGGCATAGCAGGTGAAATGGTAAAGACATTTGTCGAGTTTCCTCCACGTCAAAAACCAGATTCATTTAATCTGGATGCAGTTCTTCAATCTTTGACAGCAGGTCAGGAAGGAAATTAA
- a CDS encoding S9 family peptidase yields MRKLFKSLSLLVFLIGTVLPDSQAQTTYQKPPKSILDLVNAPSTPSVNFSKDGSWMLLLERADNPSIEDLSQPELKIAGLRINPATSGPSRGRGVENIKIKMTRGGEEKQITGLPVQPNMGDFSLSMDESYLAFTQTESNGISLWVVDMSTLEAKKLSEPILNDVMGRSLTWTPENKLLIKASNPNRGDVPKKPAAPAGPIIQETEGDAAPSRTYQDLLSNPFEEKLFAYFIDAQLMLVDMDGTKTPIGKPGMIKSMDLSPDGKYVLVEQIRKPFSYLVPAYRFPYDVEIWSIGGSKIKTLAEIPLDENRPTGFDATVTGPRNISWRADKPSTLYWVEAQDGGDARVDIEERDVVFTLNAPFSDAKKKLTSTPYRYAGIAWSDDSFAILNERWSQSRKEVRSVINPSDPSQPKKVIIERSSDDLYNDPGDPLYTENEFGRNVLLRKGDLVFMTSPGGSPEGNMPFLSTFDTKTKEQEILWRSQAPYYERVVKVLDDNGTEFITLKESTDIQPNYWLVNTRKRMAPIQVTAFAHPYESLKGINKQLVTYERNDGLNLSAVIYTPAGYNPESDGPLPVLMWAYPREYKSKEVAAQVRGSKYSFTRLSWGSPLYWVTRGYAIMDRTEMPIVGEGDKEPNDYFIEQLVANAEAAIDHIVELGIGDRDRIAVGGHSYGAFMTANLLSHTNLFAAGIARSGAYNRTLTPFGFQYEQRTYWEAPDVYFNMSPFSFAHKVETPILLIHGQADNNSGTFPIQSERYYNALKGHGATARLVFLPNESHGYAAEESILHTLWEMDTWLEKFVKNKNQMEKGTE; encoded by the coding sequence ATGAGAAAGTTATTTAAGTCTTTATCACTTTTAGTATTTTTGATAGGTACAGTTCTGCCTGACTCTCAGGCTCAAACTACCTACCAGAAACCACCAAAATCAATTTTGGATCTGGTCAATGCTCCCAGTACTCCTTCCGTCAATTTTAGTAAAGATGGAAGCTGGATGCTGCTTTTGGAAAGAGCAGATAACCCAAGCATTGAAGACCTCTCCCAACCGGAATTAAAGATTGCTGGCTTAAGGATTAATCCGGCTACTTCAGGTCCCAGTCGTGGAAGAGGAGTGGAAAATATCAAAATCAAAATGACCCGAGGTGGAGAGGAAAAACAAATAACCGGACTTCCTGTTCAACCCAACATGGGTGATTTTTCTCTCTCAATGGATGAATCCTACCTTGCTTTTACACAAACTGAGTCAAATGGCATAAGCCTTTGGGTGGTAGACATGAGCACATTGGAGGCAAAAAAACTCAGCGAACCCATACTCAATGATGTCATGGGTAGATCTTTGACATGGACTCCAGAAAATAAACTATTGATCAAAGCCTCTAACCCAAACAGGGGAGATGTTCCTAAAAAACCAGCTGCTCCTGCGGGTCCAATTATTCAAGAAACGGAAGGGGATGCAGCTCCTAGTCGAACTTATCAAGATCTTCTTTCCAACCCATTTGAGGAAAAGCTTTTTGCCTATTTCATCGATGCCCAATTGATGCTAGTGGATATGGATGGAACTAAAACTCCTATTGGGAAACCAGGAATGATCAAGTCTATGGACCTGTCACCAGATGGAAAATATGTGCTTGTAGAACAAATAAGAAAGCCTTTTTCTTATTTAGTGCCTGCCTACAGATTTCCTTATGATGTAGAAATATGGTCTATCGGAGGCAGCAAAATCAAAACTTTGGCTGAAATTCCTTTGGATGAAAATCGCCCAACTGGATTTGATGCCACAGTAACTGGTCCCAGAAATATCAGTTGGAGAGCTGATAAACCTTCTACTTTGTATTGGGTAGAAGCACAAGATGGAGGAGATGCCCGAGTTGACATTGAGGAAAGAGATGTTGTTTTTACACTCAATGCACCTTTTTCCGACGCTAAGAAAAAATTAACCTCCACTCCGTATCGATATGCTGGAATTGCTTGGTCTGATGACTCTTTCGCAATTCTCAATGAACGCTGGTCTCAATCCAGAAAAGAAGTGAGATCTGTTATCAATCCTTCAGATCCTTCTCAACCTAAAAAAGTAATTATTGAAAGATCATCCGATGATCTCTATAACGATCCAGGAGATCCGCTTTATACAGAAAATGAATTTGGTAGAAATGTACTCCTTCGTAAAGGTGACTTAGTTTTTATGACCAGTCCAGGTGGTTCACCAGAAGGAAACATGCCTTTCCTATCCACTTTCGATACAAAAACGAAAGAGCAGGAAATTCTATGGAGATCACAAGCCCCTTATTACGAGCGTGTAGTAAAAGTGCTTGACGACAATGGTACTGAATTCATCACCTTGAAAGAAAGTACCGATATCCAGCCAAACTATTGGTTGGTGAATACCAGAAAGAGAATGGCACCAATTCAGGTGACTGCATTTGCTCATCCTTATGAATCCTTAAAAGGGATCAATAAGCAATTGGTTACTTATGAAAGAAATGATGGACTGAATTTATCTGCTGTCATTTATACTCCAGCAGGTTATAATCCTGAAAGCGACGGTCCTCTTCCGGTTTTAATGTGGGCTTATCCAAGAGAGTACAAATCAAAAGAAGTGGCGGCTCAAGTTAGAGGATCAAAATATTCTTTTACCAGATTAAGCTGGGGTTCTCCACTTTATTGGGTGACCAGAGGTTATGCTATCATGGACCGAACCGAAATGCCAATCGTGGGTGAAGGTGATAAAGAACCCAATGATTATTTTATAGAGCAATTGGTAGCTAATGCTGAGGCAGCCATAGATCATATTGTAGAATTAGGCATCGGTGATCGTGATAGAATTGCGGTAGGAGGCCATTCCTATGGAGCATTTATGACTGCTAACTTACTGTCTCACACAAATTTATTTGCTGCAGGAATTGCAAGGTCAGGTGCATACAATAGAACTTTAACACCCTTTGGATTCCAGTATGAGCAAAGAACTTATTGGGAGGCTCCAGATGTATATTTCAACATGTCCCCATTCTCTTTTGCTCATAAAGTAGAAACGCCCATCCTATTAATTCATGGTCAGGCGGATAATAATTCTGGAACTTTTCCTATTCAATCAGAGCGATATTACAATGCGCTGAAAGGTCATGGAGCTACGGCAAGATTGGTCTTTTTACCGAATGAAAGTCATGGATATGCTGCCGAAGAATCTATTTTACATACGCTTTGGGAAATGGACACTTGGCTAGAGAAGTTTGTGAAGAACAAAAATCAAATGGAAAAAGGGACGGAATAA
- a CDS encoding BCCT family transporter encodes MSEKTTFIIESSKSTQTPFFKSIQPWVFYPSAGLIVLFVTLTLIFQDSVGSLFESLQAFISLKFGWLYVIVVNVVLVFCLFLGFGRFKTIRLGGPDSKPEFSTWAWLSMLFNAGIGLVLMFYAVAEPISHFSNPPYGEAGTLLAAKNALNLSYLHWGLHGWGVYALMGLAIAFFTYNKGLPLGVRWILYPILGDKLKGPIGHLIDTMAVVATMFGLATTLGLGIQHINSGMNYLFGIKDSPEVQVILIGIITLCATISVVSGLHNGIQILSKVASIMAIILMTFMLVVGPTLFIIGSTVQSTGFYLQSLIGTATWMEVYRGTHWMDSWTFFYWAWWFAWAPFVGLFIARISKGRTIKEFILGVLLGPTAASIVWISIFGSTAFHVELFGAGGISEAVQENINTGLYSLLQMFPLPYMSILFVVIAGVIFFVTSSDSGSLVIDFITSGGRDDTPVKLRIFWALIEGAVAAVLVLGGGLIALQTGSLVTGLPVCLLMLLVCYSVNKALKKYQEEKKESHE; translated from the coding sequence ATTAGCGAAAAAACCACCTTTATTATCGAAAGTTCAAAAAGCACTCAAACTCCCTTTTTCAAGAGTATACAACCCTGGGTTTTTTACCCCTCTGCAGGACTAATTGTCCTCTTTGTAACACTCACTTTAATCTTCCAGGATTCTGTCGGATCTTTATTCGAATCTCTACAGGCATTCATCTCTTTAAAATTCGGTTGGCTTTATGTCATCGTTGTAAATGTCGTCCTGGTATTTTGCCTTTTTTTAGGTTTCGGCCGATTTAAAACTATCCGATTAGGAGGCCCCGATTCTAAACCTGAGTTTAGTACTTGGGCCTGGCTCAGCATGCTCTTCAATGCAGGTATAGGATTAGTCTTGATGTTTTATGCTGTCGCAGAACCCATCAGTCATTTCTCAAATCCTCCATATGGAGAAGCGGGTACCCTTCTGGCTGCGAAGAATGCATTGAATTTATCTTACCTCCACTGGGGTCTTCATGGCTGGGGCGTTTATGCTTTGATGGGATTAGCTATCGCATTCTTTACTTATAATAAAGGGCTTCCACTTGGGGTTCGCTGGATTTTGTATCCGATTTTAGGAGACAAACTGAAAGGCCCAATTGGTCATTTGATTGATACTATGGCAGTGGTAGCAACCATGTTTGGTTTAGCAACCACACTTGGACTAGGAATCCAACATATCAATTCGGGAATGAATTACCTTTTTGGAATTAAAGATAGTCCAGAAGTACAAGTAATCTTAATCGGAATTATTACTCTATGCGCCACCATTTCTGTGGTTTCTGGATTACATAATGGCATTCAGATTTTGAGTAAAGTTGCTTCGATTATGGCAATTATACTGATGACATTTATGCTAGTCGTCGGCCCAACATTGTTTATTATTGGATCTACTGTTCAAAGCACTGGATTTTATTTACAAAGCCTGATCGGAACAGCCACCTGGATGGAAGTTTATAGAGGTACACACTGGATGGATAGCTGGACTTTCTTTTACTGGGCTTGGTGGTTTGCATGGGCTCCTTTTGTAGGATTATTTATAGCGAGAATTTCCAAAGGAAGAACGATTAAAGAATTTATCCTTGGGGTTTTGTTAGGCCCAACTGCTGCTAGTATTGTCTGGATTTCCATTTTTGGAAGTACCGCATTCCATGTAGAGCTTTTTGGAGCTGGCGGAATCAGCGAAGCAGTACAAGAAAACATCAATACAGGGCTTTATTCCTTACTTCAGATGTTCCCACTTCCTTACATGAGTATCCTTTTTGTGGTAATTGCGGGTGTGATTTTCTTTGTAACTTCCTCTGATAGTGGCTCTTTAGTAATTGATTTTATTACTAGTGGAGGTCGGGATGATACTCCGGTAAAATTGAGAATCTTCTGGGCCTTGATTGAGGGAGCGGTTGCTGCGGTCCTAGTTTTAGGAGGAGGATTAATTGCCCTTCAAACAGGTTCTTTGGTTACTGGATTACCCGTTTGTTTGTTAATGTTGCTTGTCTGTTACTCCGTAAACAAAGCATTGAAAAAATATCAGGAAGAGAAAAAAGAAAGCCACGAATAA
- a CDS encoding helix-turn-helix domain-containing protein — translation MQLELNFFNIIYLLSCSIGFILGLVLLTFGIKRKSTSILLGLSFLFLSYAILLAGLIDSGLIIHFPNLFRTGNVAALIYSFLPFVYIQYSLFQPKFRVWHLIHLLPAMIFIIDFMPVFLLDTADKVAMISSQVNDPSLIVSYTQSRFFPDNFHTEFRTILISIYWIISVILVWKYKNKNPQLGNKQILFRWIQTYLFFQLIIIAPFYLTFQSSNSDLAYKAVHFSGALMNLGTGIFLLYFPNILYGTNFYRKKSSAFDKEDFQTSKDEKSVEIDHEKAEELSKTLDELLKTQKVYLRKGYSVYDLAKDSGIPHYLLSQFMNQHLGVSFPEFINKARVIHSCELLDQAQTENYTLEAIGELSGFSNRNSFSSAFKKVTGKSPSVYLKERGSIRDEG, via the coding sequence ATGCAACTAGAACTAAATTTCTTCAATATCATCTATCTCCTTTCTTGTTCTATTGGATTTATTTTGGGTTTAGTTTTATTAACCTTTGGGATAAAGAGAAAGTCTACGAGTATCCTTTTGGGTTTAAGTTTTTTATTCCTCTCCTATGCCATTTTATTGGCGGGACTAATTGATTCTGGTTTGATCATTCATTTTCCTAATCTTTTTAGGACTGGAAATGTGGCCGCTTTGATTTATTCTTTTTTGCCCTTTGTATACATTCAATATTCCTTGTTTCAGCCAAAATTTAGGGTTTGGCATTTAATTCACCTTCTTCCAGCGATGATTTTCATCATAGATTTTATGCCGGTATTTCTATTGGATACAGCGGATAAAGTCGCAATGATTTCTTCACAGGTCAATGATCCTTCTTTAATAGTCAGTTATACTCAAAGCAGATTTTTCCCAGACAATTTCCATACTGAGTTTAGAACTATCCTGATCAGTATTTATTGGATTATCAGTGTCATTCTCGTTTGGAAGTATAAAAACAAAAATCCCCAGCTTGGAAATAAGCAAATCTTATTCAGATGGATCCAGACGTATTTGTTTTTTCAGCTAATCATTATTGCTCCCTTTTATTTAACATTTCAAAGCTCAAACAGTGATTTGGCGTATAAAGCAGTTCATTTTTCTGGTGCTCTAATGAATTTGGGTACAGGTATTTTTCTTCTTTATTTTCCCAACATTCTCTATGGGACCAATTTTTATAGGAAAAAGTCCAGCGCTTTTGACAAAGAGGATTTTCAGACATCTAAGGATGAAAAATCTGTTGAAATCGATCATGAAAAAGCGGAGGAACTCAGTAAGACTTTGGACGAACTCTTAAAAACCCAAAAGGTATATCTTAGAAAAGGCTATTCAGTTTATGATCTGGCGAAGGATTCTGGGATTCCACATTATTTGCTTAGTCAGTTTATGAATCAGCACCTGGGAGTTTCATTTCCTGAATTTATCAATAAGGCAAGAGTGATCCATAGTTGTGAGCTTCTCGATCAAGCCCAAACAGAGAATTATACTTTAGAAGCAATTGGAGAATTGTCAGGATTCAGCAATCGGAATTCTTTTTCTTCTGCTTTTAAAAAAGTGACAGGTAAATCTCCTTCAGTTTACCTCAAAGAGAGAGGATCCATCCGAGATGAAGGATAA
- the betA gene encoding choline dehydrogenase gives MKYDYIIIGGGSAGAVLTNRLSENSENEVLVLEAGRPDYKWDFRIHMPAALTYLLTGTNYNWGYSSDPEPHMHNRRIAQPRGKVLGGSSCINGMIWIRGNAMDFNKWSEDEGMEDWDYAHCLPYFKRVEDRLIGGDTYRGDEGNLKLTTPKCDNPLFDAFFESVQEAGYPLTDDVNGYQQEGFGKFDQTIYNSRRLNAARAYIHPVKHRKNLHVETQATVMRVLFEGKKAVGVEYKQGGKIKQVYGKEIISCGGAINSPQLLQLSGVGDAAHLKSLGIPVVHDLPGVGEDLQDHLEVYVQWAAKKPVSLFPALSPWRAPKIGFDWLFRKKGLGASNHFEAGGFIRGNDEVEYPNLQFHFLPIAIRYDGSAPKEGHGFQLHVGPMNTDVRGRVKIKSADPTEYPSILFNYLSTEKEKKEWVEAIRLSRKIIETEAMSELMGEELSPGKNVQTDEEILDFVAREGESAYHPCATCRMGVGPMDVTDPKTLKVHGVENLRVVDASVFPYVTNGNIYSPVMMVAEKAADIILGNKPLKPENAPFYKKEDVLENEKALEK, from the coding sequence CTGGTTTTAGAGGCAGGAAGACCTGACTATAAATGGGATTTTAGAATCCATATGCCAGCTGCATTGACCTATTTGCTAACTGGAACGAATTATAACTGGGGCTATTCTTCAGACCCAGAACCTCATATGCACAATAGGAGAATTGCCCAGCCTAGAGGAAAGGTCTTGGGGGGTTCTTCTTGTATCAATGGGATGATTTGGATCCGTGGAAATGCCATGGATTTCAACAAATGGTCAGAAGATGAAGGAATGGAAGATTGGGATTATGCTCATTGCCTTCCTTACTTCAAAAGAGTGGAGGATAGATTGATTGGTGGAGACACTTATCGTGGTGATGAAGGTAATCTGAAATTGACCACTCCCAAATGTGATAATCCGCTGTTTGATGCTTTTTTTGAGTCAGTTCAAGAGGCGGGATACCCCCTTACTGATGACGTCAATGGTTATCAGCAGGAAGGGTTTGGCAAGTTTGACCAAACGATTTACAATTCAAGAAGACTTAACGCGGCGCGAGCATATATTCACCCTGTAAAACACCGAAAAAACCTTCATGTAGAAACGCAAGCGACTGTGATGCGTGTTTTGTTTGAAGGTAAAAAAGCGGTGGGAGTAGAATACAAGCAAGGTGGAAAGATCAAGCAAGTTTATGGGAAAGAGATTATTTCCTGTGGAGGAGCAATCAATTCCCCTCAATTACTTCAACTCTCTGGGGTGGGTGATGCTGCGCATTTAAAAAGTTTGGGTATACCAGTAGTTCACGATCTGCCTGGCGTAGGTGAAGACTTGCAGGATCACCTGGAAGTATATGTTCAATGGGCTGCCAAAAAACCTGTGAGTTTATTCCCCGCCTTAAGCCCTTGGAGAGCTCCAAAAATCGGTTTCGATTGGCTATTTAGGAAAAAAGGTCTTGGTGCTTCCAATCATTTTGAAGCAGGAGGTTTTATCCGTGGTAATGATGAGGTAGAATATCCTAACCTTCAATTCCACTTCTTGCCAATCGCAATTCGATACGATGGCTCAGCGCCAAAAGAAGGCCATGGTTTCCAGTTACATGTAGGTCCCATGAATACTGATGTTAGAGGTCGTGTTAAAATCAAGTCTGCAGATCCTACCGAATACCCAAGTATTTTATTCAATTACCTTTCTACTGAAAAGGAGAAAAAAGAGTGGGTTGAAGCCATTCGTCTTTCTAGAAAAATAATTGAAACCGAAGCTATGTCTGAATTAATGGGAGAAGAATTATCTCCGGGAAAAAATGTTCAGACCGATGAAGAAATTCTTGATTTCGTAGCCAGGGAAGGAGAAAGTGCTTATCACCCTTGTGCTACATGTAGAATGGGAGTTGGGCCAATGGACGTGACAGATCCAAAAACACTCAAAGTTCATGGTGTCGAAAATCTTCGCGTAGTGGATGCTTCGGTTTTCCCTTATGTGACGAATGGAAATATTTATTCACCTGTGATGATGGTAGCTGAAAAAGCCGCTGATATTATATTGGGAAATAAGCCTCTCAAACCAGAAAATGCTCCTTTTTACAAAAAGGAAGATGTGTTGGAAAATGAAAAAGCTCTCGAAAAATAA